One genomic region from Candidatus Chlorobium masyuteum encodes:
- a CDS encoding response regulator → MVKKQSANSNVSSGGAVTPEQLPLHVLLAEDSVVNQKVALSMLGKLGCFPDVAANGREAIDAMRQKRYDLVFMDCQMPEIDGYEVTRRIRTDHTLLCSPDIPVVAMTANAMKGDRERCYEAGMDDFMAKPLKKSDFQTILERYFPGLFVRESSKEAGADALSIDDVFLIDDVLFRLQNDREIILIIIGQFLIEAALQITELQTAASEHDTERIRILSHTIKGAAATVGGQELSRSAAIIEQGARSGDLTGIDERLRDLNASYLRFKKRVEASGWCEDDGGQGSV, encoded by the coding sequence ATGGTCAAGAAGCAATCAGCAAATAGTAATGTTTCTTCGGGGGGGGCTGTGACTCCGGAGCAGCTTCCCCTGCATGTTCTTCTGGCTGAAGACAGCGTTGTCAATCAGAAAGTAGCTCTTTCCATGCTCGGTAAACTCGGCTGTTTTCCCGATGTTGCCGCCAACGGAAGGGAGGCAATTGATGCCATGCGTCAAAAGAGGTATGATCTGGTATTTATGGATTGCCAGATGCCTGAAATAGATGGTTATGAGGTTACCCGCCGTATTCGGACGGATCACACCCTGCTCTGTTCTCCGGATATTCCTGTTGTTGCCATGACAGCAAATGCCATGAAAGGAGACCGGGAGAGGTGCTATGAAGCGGGTATGGATGACTTTATGGCAAAGCCGCTGAAAAAATCCGATTTCCAGACGATTCTCGAACGCTATTTTCCCGGTTTGTTTGTCCGGGAGAGTTCAAAGGAGGCTGGTGCGGATGCGCTTTCAATCGATGATGTCTTTCTGATCGATGATGTTCTTTTCCGCCTACAGAATGACCGGGAGATTATCCTTATTATCATTGGCCAGTTTCTTATTGAAGCTGCTCTTCAGATTACAGAGCTTCAGACAGCTGCGTCAGAGCATGACACCGAGAGAATCCGTATCCTTTCGCATACGATTAAAGGTGCCGCAGCGACAGTTGGAGGTCAGGAACTGAGCAGGAGTGCCGCTATAATAGAGCAGGGGGCCAGGTCGGGCGATTTAACCGGTATTGATGAACGCCTTCGGGATTTAAATGCAAGTTACCTGCGTTTTAAAAAGAGAGTAGAGGCTTCCGGGTGGTGCGAGGATGATGGTGGTCAAGGATCTGTTTAA
- the gnd gene encoding phosphogluconate dehydrogenase (NAD(+)-dependent, decarboxylating), with protein sequence MKAGVIGLGKMGFNMAQHLLQCGHELIVYDLADDAALALAEKGAVAAGSVEELAGMLDSPRLIWLMVPAGLPVDTTIERLLPLLEQGDIVVDGGNSHYVDSVKRAAYLGEYGIHFLDAGTSGGLEGALNGACVMVGGDRGAYELIAPLLKDLCVENGYGYMGRSGSGHFAKMVHNGIEYGMMQAMGEGFNLLASSGYDYDLHEVSKVWANGSVIRGWLMDLVVRAFQKDPALDTLSGRIADSGEGRWTVEAALEHEVSIPVISASLFSRFRSRSDDNLSDRVVAALRHEFGGHSFSGKS encoded by the coding sequence ATGAAGGCAGGGGTTATCGGTCTCGGGAAAATGGGGTTCAATATGGCGCAGCATCTTCTTCAGTGCGGTCATGAGCTTATTGTCTATGATCTTGCTGATGACGCGGCTCTCGCTCTTGCTGAAAAAGGTGCTGTTGCAGCAGGTTCTGTTGAGGAGCTCGCCGGTATGCTCGATTCTCCGCGACTCATCTGGCTTATGGTGCCGGCCGGTTTGCCTGTCGATACGACCATAGAGCGGCTTCTGCCACTGCTTGAGCAGGGTGATATTGTTGTGGACGGCGGCAATTCTCATTATGTCGATTCCGTGAAGCGGGCGGCATATCTTGGTGAGTATGGCATTCATTTTCTTGATGCAGGTACCAGTGGCGGGCTTGAAGGAGCGTTGAACGGTGCATGTGTTATGGTCGGTGGTGACAGGGGAGCTTATGAGCTTATCGCGCCGCTGCTTAAAGATCTCTGCGTTGAAAACGGTTACGGCTATATGGGCAGATCCGGCTCCGGACACTTTGCCAAGATGGTGCATAACGGCATTGAGTATGGTATGATGCAGGCTATGGGTGAAGGGTTCAATCTGCTTGCATCAAGCGGTTATGACTATGACCTTCATGAGGTTTCAAAAGTGTGGGCGAATGGTTCGGTTATCCGGGGCTGGCTGATGGATCTGGTAGTCCGTGCTTTTCAGAAGGATCCCGCTCTTGACACCCTCAGCGGCAGAATCGCTGATTCCGGTGAGGGGCGCTGGACTGTTGAAGCCGCTCTGGAGCATGAAGTCTCTATTCCGGTGATTTCAGCCTCACTTTTCAGCCGTTTCCGCTCCCGCTCTGATGATAATCTTTCCGACAGGGTTGTGGCAGCACTGCGCCATGAGTTTGGCGGCCACAGCTTTTCCGGCAAGTCATAA
- the zwf gene encoding glucose-6-phosphate dehydrogenase, producing MQAKPDNFTLVIFGANSDLAARKLFPSICELALWGEMPEAFRVIGVGRSELSHEEFRSLVHEKLARFSPETVQDEAAFLKISRKLFYVRVDLEDVAGYHALHNELMDVSGERGICSNLLFYLATPPALAPVIVRNLESAGLGEKTVFCGGWRKIIVEKPYGRNLQTARELNRVIGEVFSEERVFRIDHYLGKETVQNIMVFRFSNGIFEPLWNRHYIANVSITIAEEFGIRDRGSFYEETGLLRDIMQNHALQLLAAVAMEPPVDFSADAVRDEKAKVLRSIRHFSSDSAETSVVLGQYEGYRSEKNVAADSKVETFAAVKFLIDNWRWKDVPFFVKAGKNLAETVTEIVITFKCPPQNFFGMADSCSYTANQVILRIQPEETIALRFGAKRPGEEVITDPVYMKFDYRTSFSDSGLTPYHRLLLDAMAGEQMNFIRQDSVEYSWAIIDSIREAIGGQAPSLYPVHSGGPDVAQRIYG from the coding sequence ATGCAGGCAAAACCCGATAATTTTACCCTTGTTATTTTTGGAGCAAACAGTGATCTGGCTGCCCGCAAACTCTTTCCCTCAATCTGTGAACTGGCTCTTTGGGGAGAGATGCCGGAGGCGTTTCGCGTTATCGGGGTCGGGAGGTCAGAGCTCTCTCATGAGGAGTTTCGTTCCCTTGTGCATGAAAAGCTTGCACGATTCTCGCCCGAAACCGTCCAGGATGAGGCGGCCTTTCTTAAGATCAGCCGAAAGCTCTTTTATGTCAGAGTCGATCTTGAGGATGTTGCCGGTTATCATGCTCTGCACAACGAGCTGATGGATGTCTCCGGAGAGAGGGGTATCTGCTCGAATCTTCTTTTTTATCTCGCGACACCACCTGCTCTTGCCCCGGTTATTGTGCGGAACCTTGAAAGTGCCGGACTTGGAGAGAAAACCGTTTTCTGCGGCGGATGGCGCAAAATAATCGTTGAAAAACCCTACGGCCGGAACCTGCAGACGGCGCGGGAACTGAACCGTGTGATTGGTGAGGTGTTCAGCGAAGAGCGGGTGTTCCGTATTGATCACTATCTCGGCAAGGAGACGGTACAGAATATCATGGTCTTTCGTTTTTCCAACGGGATTTTTGAGCCGTTATGGAACCGCCACTACATAGCCAATGTATCCATTACGATTGCGGAGGAGTTCGGTATCCGTGATCGGGGCTCTTTTTATGAAGAGACCGGGCTTTTGCGCGATATCATGCAGAATCATGCCCTTCAGCTGCTTGCCGCTGTGGCCATGGAGCCGCCTGTTGATTTTTCTGCTGATGCTGTGCGTGATGAAAAAGCCAAGGTACTTCGTTCGATCCGTCATTTTTCGTCTGACAGTGCTGAAACATCAGTTGTTCTCGGTCAGTATGAAGGCTATCGCAGCGAAAAAAATGTTGCTGCCGATTCGAAGGTTGAGACCTTTGCGGCGGTAAAGTTTTTAATTGACAACTGGCGATGGAAAGATGTTCCGTTTTTTGTAAAGGCAGGCAAGAACCTTGCTGAAACAGTGACCGAGATCGTTATTACGTTCAAGTGCCCTCCCCAAAACTTTTTCGGTATGGCCGATAGCTGCAGCTATACGGCCAATCAGGTGATTCTGCGGATTCAGCCCGAAGAGACCATCGCACTGCGGTTTGGAGCAAAACGCCCCGGAGAAGAGGTGATCACTGATCCCGTTTATATGAAATTCGATTACAGAACCTCTTTTTCCGATTCAGGTTTGACGCCCTATCACCGACTGCTGCTTGACGCCATGGCAGGCGAGCAGATGAACTTTATCCGTCAGGACAGTGTCGAATACTCGTGGGCTATTATAGACTCCATACGGGAGGCAATCGGCGGACAGGCACCCTCTTTATACCCTGTTCACTCGGGAGGACCTGATGTGGCGCAGCGAATCTATGGCTGA
- the pgl gene encoding 6-phosphogluconolactonase, with protein sequence MNNQKQEKSFYRGSAAAMTEHAAALIITEAYHSIADHGRFSLVLAGGNSPRSLYRQLAYGIETGCLEHYGLRLPDGEQTEKNGQFTLMPWQQTWIFWGDERCVPPGHPESNYRMAEETLLLHSPLPVDHLFRIPAEQADAGRAAEAYETAIRSFFSIPGHPHTPENVPAFDLLLLGLGEDGHTASLFAGNVQALQESMRLAIAVDAPNGNPPGKRITITLPLINHARNVLFFTSGKAKARLAEKIYRKEECDLPASLVSPVNGRLFWFTAQP encoded by the coding sequence ATGAACAACCAAAAGCAAGAGAAGAGTTTTTACCGTGGAAGCGCCGCCGCTATGACGGAACATGCCGCAGCGCTCATCATCACCGAAGCTTACCACTCAATTGCTGATCACGGGCGATTCTCTCTTGTGCTTGCAGGCGGCAACTCTCCCCGTTCGCTCTACCGCCAACTGGCCTATGGTATAGAGACCGGATGCCTTGAACATTATGGCCTCCGGCTGCCTGACGGGGAACAAACCGAAAAAAACGGGCAATTCACGCTTATGCCCTGGCAGCAGACATGGATCTTCTGGGGGGATGAACGATGCGTACCTCCCGGTCATCCGGAAAGCAACTACAGAATGGCGGAGGAGACACTGCTTCTTCATTCCCCTCTTCCTGTTGACCATCTCTTCAGAATACCTGCAGAACAGGCTGATGCCGGACGGGCTGCCGAAGCGTATGAAACCGCAATCCGCTCTTTCTTTTCTATCCCCGGTCATCCTCATACACCGGAGAATGTTCCGGCTTTTGACCTTCTCCTGCTCGGCCTCGGCGAGGATGGCCATACTGCATCCCTCTTTGCCGGCAACGTTCAGGCACTTCAGGAATCAATGCGTTTGGCTATAGCCGTGGATGCACCGAATGGAAACCCTCCGGGAAAGCGAATAACCATTACCCTCCCGCTGATCAATCATGCCCGGAATGTTCTCTTTTTCACTTCCGGCAAAGCAAAAGCCCGACTGGCGGAAAAAATATATCGCAAAGAGGAGTGCGACCTGCCGGCATCCCTTGTCTCCCCCGTTAACGGGCGACTCTTCTGGTTTACCGCTCAGCCATAG
- the tkt gene encoding transketolase, whose protein sequence is MHNRPVDMKAINTVRVLAVDMVERANSGHPGMPLGAAPMACVLFTRILNHNPANPRWLNRDRFVLSAGHGSALLYALLHLSGYELSLDDLKAFRQWGSKTPGHPEYGHTPGVETTTGPLGQGIATAVGMAIAERHTAALLNREKLKLIDYCTYVICSDGDLMEGISSEASSLAGHLKLGKLICLYDSNRISIEGSTRLAFTENVGERYHAYGWHVEHLDGNDPEAIEEALIRSKNITDRPSLLIAKTNIGYGSPNRQDSATAHGEPLGEEEVKLLKKVFGFPEEKSFYVPPEVQNEFDRVKTKGSILEKEWIELKHEYQREFPDLWGALEERLARRMPEGWRELMPEFDSSAGLATRQASKKILEKLAGKIPFLTGGSADLAPSCGTLLKDTIDFSPENPNGANLHFGVREHAMGAIINGMALSGIIIPYGATFLVFADYMKPALRIAALMKAHSIFLFTHDSIALGEDGPTHQPIEQLAMLRALPGFTVLRPADANETKAAWKEALTARAPVALILSRQSLPVLDETRFPVSAGVPKGGYILADWHREPPSPEKAAILIATGAEVHIALDTQRLLEAEGIPVRVVSMPSTELFDFQPEAYRNTVLPPEITNRVVIEAASPFGWHKYATERGKIIAIDHFGASAPGITTLKEFGFTADHAAETVRKLIKGNGNR, encoded by the coding sequence ATGCATAACCGCCCTGTTGACATGAAAGCCATCAATACGGTAAGAGTGCTCGCCGTTGACATGGTGGAAAGAGCAAACTCGGGTCACCCCGGGATGCCGCTCGGAGCTGCTCCGATGGCCTGTGTGCTCTTCACAAGGATCCTCAACCACAATCCTGCCAACCCCCGCTGGCTGAACCGGGATCGCTTTGTCCTTTCAGCCGGACACGGTTCAGCCCTCCTCTATGCACTGCTCCATTTGAGCGGATATGAGCTGAGTCTGGATGATCTCAAAGCCTTCCGCCAGTGGGGGAGCAAAACCCCCGGCCATCCCGAGTATGGCCATACTCCGGGCGTTGAAACCACAACAGGCCCCCTCGGACAGGGAATTGCCACTGCGGTCGGTATGGCCATCGCTGAACGACACACTGCCGCGCTTCTGAACCGCGAAAAGCTCAAACTGATTGACTACTGCACCTATGTCATCTGCAGCGATGGTGACCTGATGGAGGGAATAAGCAGCGAAGCCTCTTCTCTGGCCGGTCATCTGAAACTCGGCAAGCTGATCTGTCTCTACGACAGCAACAGGATTTCCATTGAAGGCTCAACCCGACTCGCCTTTACAGAAAATGTCGGAGAACGTTACCATGCTTACGGCTGGCATGTTGAACATCTTGACGGCAACGATCCTGAGGCTATAGAAGAGGCCCTGATCCGCTCAAAAAATATCACCGACCGCCCGTCGCTCCTCATTGCAAAAACCAATATCGGCTATGGAAGCCCTAACAGGCAGGACAGTGCCACCGCTCATGGTGAGCCTCTCGGTGAGGAAGAGGTGAAACTGCTGAAAAAAGTGTTCGGCTTCCCCGAAGAAAAATCCTTTTATGTTCCACCCGAGGTTCAGAACGAGTTTGACCGGGTAAAAACGAAGGGAAGTATTCTGGAAAAAGAGTGGATAGAGTTAAAGCACGAGTATCAGCGGGAGTTTCCGGATTTATGGGGTGCGCTTGAAGAACGGCTTGCCCGACGAATGCCGGAGGGGTGGAGAGAGCTGATGCCGGAATTCGACTCATCTGCCGGATTGGCAACCCGCCAGGCATCAAAGAAGATTCTCGAAAAACTCGCCGGAAAAATCCCTTTCCTTACCGGAGGTTCTGCCGATCTGGCCCCCTCCTGTGGAACCCTGCTCAAGGATACTATTGACTTCAGCCCTGAAAATCCGAACGGTGCCAACCTCCATTTCGGCGTCAGGGAGCATGCCATGGGGGCAATTATTAACGGCATGGCTCTGTCGGGCATCATCATCCCGTACGGCGCAACCTTTCTCGTCTTTGCGGACTATATGAAACCCGCCCTTCGAATTGCGGCATTGATGAAGGCTCACTCCATCTTTCTCTTCACGCACGACAGCATTGCTCTCGGTGAGGACGGACCAACACACCAGCCGATTGAACAGCTCGCCATGCTGAGAGCACTGCCCGGCTTTACGGTGCTGCGTCCGGCCGATGCCAATGAAACAAAAGCCGCATGGAAAGAGGCGCTAACGGCAAGAGCGCCTGTGGCTCTCATTCTCTCACGGCAATCGCTGCCGGTACTCGACGAAACCCGTTTTCCTGTCTCTGCAGGAGTTCCGAAAGGGGGATACATCCTCGCTGACTGGCATCGGGAACCACCCTCACCTGAAAAAGCAGCCATACTCATCGCAACCGGAGCGGAAGTGCATATCGCCCTTGATACGCAGCGACTGCTTGAAGCGGAAGGTATACCTGTCCGGGTAGTCTCGATGCCATCAACAGAGCTTTTTGACTTTCAGCCGGAGGCATACAGAAACACAGTACTGCCACCGGAAATAACGAACAGAGTAGTCATTGAAGCCGCATCACCGTTCGGATGGCACAAGTATGCCACAGAGAGAGGAAAAATCATCGCTATAGATCACTTCGGAGCATCAGCCCCCGGAATCACTACGCTCAAGGAGTTCGGGTTTACCGCTGATCATGCCGCAGAAACAGTAAGAAAACTGATCAAGGGAAATGGCAACAGATGA
- a CDS encoding YukJ family protein: MALFDGYGVLVGTLYKYYCDHPFSRRKYYHCNLKVQAGKRVFRCPVDLDSKRDAHGIQWRVIELLPQAFDSLLRLPDGWHPLDSEPGSGALDYYRTPELQPTCACISATHTSGATEKKSPEPECSLCEAWKYGTGFAAFRDLEPLLMHARKLFIFGEPFRTGNGVHNIHQNQGDSPQSQWYAENGAWQDGAVVVLRRDHTLAAFLCKFNTQSFFPSSSTAPESIALQSHAL, from the coding sequence ATGGCTCTTTTCGATGGCTATGGTGTTCTGGTCGGCACCCTCTACAAATATTATTGCGATCATCCTTTCAGCAGGCGAAAATACTACCACTGCAATCTGAAGGTGCAGGCCGGAAAAAGAGTTTTTCGTTGTCCGGTAGATCTTGACAGCAAAAGGGATGCTCACGGGATTCAATGGCGGGTTATAGAGCTTTTGCCCCAGGCTTTTGACTCTCTTCTTCGCCTGCCGGATGGATGGCATCCTCTTGATTCAGAGCCGGGTTCCGGTGCCCTGGATTACTATCGTACTCCGGAACTTCAGCCCACTTGTGCCTGTATTTCAGCTACCCATACGTCTGGAGCCACGGAAAAAAAGAGTCCGGAACCGGAATGTTCTCTCTGTGAAGCCTGGAAATACGGGACTGGTTTTGCGGCATTCAGGGATCTTGAACCCCTGCTTATGCACGCCAGGAAGCTCTTCATATTCGGTGAACCCTTCCGGACCGGAAACGGAGTTCACAACATTCATCAGAATCAGGGTGATTCGCCTCAAAGTCAATGGTATGCGGAAAACGGAGCATGGCAGGACGGAGCCGTTGTTGTTCTTCGCCGCGATCATACCCTTGCCGCTTTTTTATGCAAATTCAACACCCAAAGTTTTTTCCCTTCCTCCTCAACAGCCCCTGAATCAATTGCTCTTCAGTCGCATGCTCTTTAG